GAAACGAGCCTGGTTTTGCGGATTGTGGACCAATGCCTCAGGCTTGCCACGTGGAGCAACGTAAACCGACAAATTGGCTAATGGAAAATCTGGGTTAAAGCGAGAAGCACGCATCCTGAAAGCTGACGGCCTTGCACAAAGCTCCTTGAGGCACGGCGCGCACATCCTGAGGGATGAGGCGTACTGTGCGGTACGCCTCAGTGACGAAGAAGAGAAGAATCAAGCATCCGGCACCACCACTGTACGAAGCCGTCAACCGTCATCGTGAAAGATTTCTCCCTTCGGTCGAAATGACGGAAGGGACGGTCGAAATGAAGGAGGATCGGGCATACATCGCCATTTCGAGGATCGTTCGTATCCTGTCATTTCGAGGATCGGGCATATCCCCTCACTCCGAGGAGTACTCATACTCCATCATTTCGAGGATCGCTCGTATCCCGTTATTCCGAGGAGCTCCCATGCTCCGTCGCTTCGAGGAGCTCCCCCATCCCGTCATTTCGAGGAGCGAAGCGACGAGAAATCTTGCTTTTCAACCGTGATGGTCCCGTAAACAGTCCAAATTTTACACAGACAAGGCAGCTTTGTAACGCATTGGAAATATGGGGCTCGATTTTCAAAATTCCCCATTTTCCGACTTTTTCCGAGTTCGTCAGTAATTGACTTTGTCGATCCCCTTCAAGCCCAGAATCTGCCTGGCCTCGGCGGTTGTAGCCGGTTCGATGCCAAGCTCCCGGGCAATGCGGACGATCTTTGCCACCTGCTCTCCACTGCTCTTTGCCATGACGCCCTTTTCCAGGTAGAGGTTATCCTCCAGCCCGACCCGGACATTTCCGTCCAGGAGGAGCGCCTGGGTACACAGGTTGAACTGTTCCCGACCGGCGACGCACACGGAGTATTCAAACTCACCGATCCGTTCACGGGCATAGTCGACCAGGAACATCAGGTTCCTCGGAGACGGCGTGATGCCTCCAAGCACCCCCATGACGAACTGGATATACACCGGCGTCTTCACCAACCCGCGGCTGATCATAAAGGCCACGTTGTTGATCATGCCCGAGTCATAGATTTCAAACTCCGGTTTCGTGTCGTTTTCGTTGAAGATCGCGGCGAACTCCCTCATGGTCTTGAAGGTGTTGGGGAAGATGAAGTCCTCCGTAAAGGCGAGATAGGGCTTCTCCCAGTCGAACTTGAGGTCCGTGTACCTTTCAAGAGCGGGGAAGAGCGCGAAGTTCACCGATCCCGCATTGAAGGAACCCAGCTCGGGTTTGAATGTCGAAACGGGCAGGAGCCGTTGCTCCGACGTCATGCCGAGGCCTCCCCCCGTGGTGAGGCACAGGATAATGTCACAGCGGGACTTCACGTTTGTGACGACCTGCCGGTAGAGTTCGACATCCGATACGGGCTGCCCCGTTTCGGGATTACGGACATGAACATGGGCAACCGCTGCCCCGGCCTCGTAGGCGCGCACCGCCTCGTCGGCTATCTCCTGGGGCGTTACGGGCAGATAAGGCGTCATGCCCGGCGTATGAATGCTTCCGGTAAGTGCCGCTGTTACCACTGCTTTACCTTTTCTCATCCCTCTCACGACGCTGTCGGCCCTGTGTTCAATCCACCGGTTTTGACACTGAATGGTATAGCGTCACTGCTTCGTCTCTGTCAACTTTAATTGATATATCCCTGTTCAAGGATTGACAGAGGGGGCGGGCCGGGGTTAAAAACAGCCGAAAGGGGGAGATGTTCCTGCCGTGACGAAACGAAAGAAACAAGCGACAATGATGCCCGCATCGACGGACACGATCCTGGAGAGCATTTCCGACGGTGTTTTCACCGTGGACATGGACTGGCGCGTGACGTCTTTCAACCGCGCGGCCGAGGAGATAACCGGGGTGCCGCGCGAGGAGGCGATCGGCCGCCTCTGTTCCGAAGTCTTCCGGTCCAGCATGTGCGGAGCGGACTGCGCGCTTGAGAAAACGCTGAAAACGGGCAAACCGGTAATCGGCAAATCGGGGTACATCATCGATGCCGAAGGAAACCGCATTTCCATAAGCGTTTCCACGGCGGTGCTGCGGGATAGCCGAGGTGCCGTGGTCGGCGGGGCGGAGACCTTCCGGGACCTGTCGGAAATCGAGGCCCTGCGGCAGGAACTGGAGGGGAAATACCACGTGGCTGATCTGTCGAGCCGGAGTCCCCTGATGCAGAAAATGTTCGATGTTCTGCCTGCCATCGCCGCGAGTCCCAGTACGGTTCTTATCCTGGGAGACACGGGAACGGGAAAGGAACTGGTAGCCAGAACCATTCATTCCCTGAGTCCCCGGAACAAGGCCCCCTTCGTGGCGGTCAACTGCGGGGCGCTGCCCGAAACACTTCTCGAGTCCGAGCTTTTCGGCTACAAGGCAGGCGCCTTCACGGGCGCTACCAGAGACAAGCCCGGCCGTTTCGCCCTGGCCGGAGGAGGCACACTGTTTCTCGATGAAATAGGGGAGATAAGCCCCGCTCTCCAGGTCCGGCTTCTCCGGGTCCTGCAGGAACGCACCTTCGAGCCCCTCGGATCGACCCGCTCTGAAAAGGCGGATGTCCGCGTGATTGTGGCGACCAACAGAGACCTGGCGGAACGGATGCGCCAGGGTCTTTTCCGGGAGGACCTCTATTATCGGGTGAACGTGGTCCGACTGGAGCTGCCTCCTCTCCGGCGACGGAAGGAAGATATTCCGTTGCTTCTGGACCAGTTTATCGCGCGGTTCAACCGGCTCCAGGGGAAGTTCGTGACGGGAGTGACGCCGGAAGCCCTGTCGCTGTTCATGGCCCATGATTGGCCCGGGAACATACGGGAGCTGGAAAACGTCGTCGAACGCGCCTTTATTCTCATTGACGACGGGCTCATCGGGATCGAGCAGTTGCCCGGTGAACTGACGAAGCTCAGTTCCCCGGCGGATGCGGACCGGACCGTCCGGTCCGCCCGCGATATTCTCGACGTCCGGATGATCAGGGCCGCCCTGGAAAAGAACGACTACAACCGGCTCGCGACGGCCCGGGAACTGGGCATCCACAAAACGACACTCTTCCGCAGAATGAAACGGCTCGGCATGGAACTCCCCGAAAGAAACGGGCGCAGTTCAAAGAAAAAAGGGACTGAATAAATCAGAGAAAGACTGTAAAATTGAGCAGCCAGCCCTTTGATCAGGTGTTTGAGAAAGGATGATTGAGAAGGATGTGGATGCGCCCCCCGAAAACCTCGGAAACAGGGAAAAGTTCTTGACATGGCGGGCATATGTTGTTAGTTGGATGAGTCGCTTGGCGATGTATGAAAAGCATGTAGGCGCGTAGCTCAGGGGGAGAGCACCACCTTGACACGGTGGGGGTCCAGGGTTCAAATCCCTGCGTGCCTACCATTTTTGTCATGCGAGACCTTTAAAAATGTCATTTTGAGGAGCGAAGCGACGAGAAATCCTGATGATGGTCGCTAGTGAAAGATTTCTCCCTACGGTCGAAATGACAAAAATGGCTGGTATTCAAAGCGCTCCTTGTCATTTCGAGGAGCGCCTTAAGGTCCGTCATTTCGAGGAGCGAAGCGACGAGAAATCCCTGTCCCGGGCAAAACGAGGGATCTTTCAGACTTCTCACATGCGTTCGAAGTGACAGGGGGAGCGGTCGAAATGGAAAAATCGATCGTTTTTCAAAGGTCCCGTGAGATCAATGGCGGATTCGTAAAACGTTGCCGGAACCATCGAACGTGATGGTTTCGTAAAAGGTCCTTAGGGCGCAGCGGTCGAAATGACACAAGCGGGAGTTTCCAAAGGTTTTGTCATACCGAAACAACCGGGGGCATCACCAGGAGGGGCTGTTGATGCCCCTTCTGCGATACGTTCCCGATGGCCGCGGCCGCACGTCCCGGCGTTTGGAGCCGAGGCAGCCAGGATCAATGTGAACTGTGAGTGATATGAAAGAAATAACCATTACCCTGTCCGACGGGGCATCGAAGACCTTCGAGTCGGGCATTTCGATTCAGCAGGCCATCGCGTCCTGGAACGGGACTCTCCCGGAGTCCGTCGTGGCGGCCCGGGTCAACGGAAGGCTCGTGGACCTCGCCTCCGCGCTGGTCGAGGACTCCTCCGTGGAGCTGATTCCCGCCGCGTCGAAGGAAGGCGTCGATATCCTGCGGCACAGCATCTCTCATATCATGGCCCAGGCCGTGCAGGATCTCTTCCCGGACGTGAAAGTCACCATCGGCCCCTCCATCGAGGACGGCTTTTACTACGACTTTGACTATTCCGGGACCTTTACTCCCGAAGACCTGGAAAAGATCGAACAGCGCATGGAGGAGATTGTCCGCGAAAACAAGCCCTTCATGTGCACCATCATGTCCCGGGACGAGGCCGTCGCCTTCTTCGAGAAGCGGGGTGAGCCTTACAAGGTTGAATTGATCCGCGATCTTCCCGAGGACGTGACCGAGGTTTCGATCTACACCCAGGGAACCTTCGTCGATCTGTGCCGTGGTCCCCACATCCCTTCCACGGGACTGGTGAAGGCCTTCAAGCTCCTGAGTGTGGCCGGTGCCTACTGGAGAGGCGACGAAAGAAACGCCCAGCTCCAGCGCATTTACGGCACGGGCTTTCCCTCCCGGGAAGAACTCGACCGCTACATCGCGATCGTCGAGGAGGCGAAGAAGCGGGATCACCGCAGACTGGGGCGCGAGCTGGACCTTTTCCAGGTCAGCGACGAAGCCGGTCCCGGGCTGGTCATTTTTCATCCCAAGGGCGCGCTCCTGCGGATGATCATCGAGGACTGGGAAAGGAAAGAGCACCTCCGGCGCGGCTACGGCATCGTCCAGGGCCCGCAGATACTCAAGGGGGATCTCTGGAAGAAGTCGGGCCACTTCGACCATTACCGGGAGAACATGTACTACACCGACGTGGACAACCAGCTCTACGGGATCAAACCCATGAACTGCCTGTCCCACATGCTGATCTACAAATCGAAAATACGCAGCTACCGGGATCTTCCCCTGCGGTACTTCGAGCTGGGGACCGTTCATCGCCACGAAAAGACCGGCGTGCTTCACGGGCTCCTGAGAGCCCGCCAGTTCACCCAGGATGACGCCCACATACTGTGCACGCCCGAGCAGCTCAACGACGAGATCAAGGCCATCGTCGGGTTCGTCGACGATGCCATGAAGATATTCAAATTCGAGTACGAGGTGGAACTGTCCACCCGCCCGGAAAAATCCATCGGCTCCGACGAGGAATGGGAGATGGCCACGATGGCCCTCAAGAAAGCCCTGGACGACACGGGCCTCGAGCACGAGATAAACGAAGGCGACGGCGCTTTCTACGGGCCCAAGATCGACTTCAAGCTCAAGGACGCCCTGGGAAGAAGGTGGCAGTGCGCCACCATCCAGTGCGATTTTACCTTGCCCGACAGGTTTGACTTGAGTTATGTTGGCCCCGACGGCGAAAAACATCGCCCCGTCATGCTCCACCGGGTTATACTCGGTGCCATCGAGCGGTTCATGGGCGTTCTGATCGAGCATTACGCCGGCGCCTTTCCCCTGTGGCTGTCTCCGGTACAGGCGCTGATCGTCACCGTGACGGATCGGCACATACCCTATGGCGAGCAGGTCCTCAGGGAACTGATCGATGCCGGTGTCAGGGCCGAAGGCGACTTCAGGAACGAGAAACTGGGCTTCAAGATCAGGGAAGGCCAGCTTCAGAAAATACCCTACATGCTGGTAATAGGCGACCGGGAAGTGGACTCGCGGACCATC
This window of the Syntrophales bacterium genome carries:
- a CDS encoding 3-keto-5-aminohexanoate cleavage protein translates to MVTAALTGSIHTPGMTPYLPVTPQEIADEAVRAYEAGAAVAHVHVRNPETGQPVSDVELYRQVVTNVKSRCDIILCLTTGGGLGMTSEQRLLPVSTFKPELGSFNAGSVNFALFPALERYTDLKFDWEKPYLAFTEDFIFPNTFKTMREFAAIFNENDTKPEFEIYDSGMINNVAFMISRGLVKTPVYIQFVMGVLGGITPSPRNLMFLVDYARERIGEFEYSVCVAGREQFNLCTQALLLDGNVRVGLEDNLYLEKGVMAKSSGEQVAKIVRIARELGIEPATTAEARQILGLKGIDKVNY
- a CDS encoding sigma 54-interacting transcriptional regulator encodes the protein MTKRKKQATMMPASTDTILESISDGVFTVDMDWRVTSFNRAAEEITGVPREEAIGRLCSEVFRSSMCGADCALEKTLKTGKPVIGKSGYIIDAEGNRISISVSTAVLRDSRGAVVGGAETFRDLSEIEALRQELEGKYHVADLSSRSPLMQKMFDVLPAIAASPSTVLILGDTGTGKELVARTIHSLSPRNKAPFVAVNCGALPETLLESELFGYKAGAFTGATRDKPGRFALAGGGTLFLDEIGEISPALQVRLLRVLQERTFEPLGSTRSEKADVRVIVATNRDLAERMRQGLFREDLYYRVNVVRLELPPLRRRKEDIPLLLDQFIARFNRLQGKFVTGVTPEALSLFMAHDWPGNIRELENVVERAFILIDDGLIGIEQLPGELTKLSSPADADRTVRSARDILDVRMIRAALEKNDYNRLATARELGIHKTTLFRRMKRLGMELPERNGRSSKKKGTE
- the thrS gene encoding threonine--tRNA ligase, producing the protein MKEITITLSDGASKTFESGISIQQAIASWNGTLPESVVAARVNGRLVDLASALVEDSSVELIPAASKEGVDILRHSISHIMAQAVQDLFPDVKVTIGPSIEDGFYYDFDYSGTFTPEDLEKIEQRMEEIVRENKPFMCTIMSRDEAVAFFEKRGEPYKVELIRDLPEDVTEVSIYTQGTFVDLCRGPHIPSTGLVKAFKLLSVAGAYWRGDERNAQLQRIYGTGFPSREELDRYIAIVEEAKKRDHRRLGRELDLFQVSDEAGPGLVIFHPKGALLRMIIEDWERKEHLRRGYGIVQGPQILKGDLWKKSGHFDHYRENMYYTDVDNQLYGIKPMNCLSHMLIYKSKIRSYRDLPLRYFELGTVHRHEKTGVLHGLLRARQFTQDDAHILCTPEQLNDEIKAIVGFVDDAMKIFKFEYEVELSTRPEKSIGSDEEWEMATMALKKALDDTGLEHEINEGDGAFYGPKIDFKLKDALGRRWQCATIQCDFTLPDRFDLSYVGPDGEKHRPVMLHRVILGAIERFMGVLIEHYAGAFPLWLSPVQALIVTVTDRHIPYGEQVLRELIDAGVRAEGDFRNEKLGFKIREGQLQKIPYMLVIGDREVDSRTIAPRQRDGSTLDPVSVETFISLVHAATEEYR